The following proteins come from a genomic window of Azoarcus sp. PA01:
- a CDS encoding molybdopterin-dependent oxidoreductase: protein MKIERRELIAAGGLAVFAAGFSQTLGRMMSGFAGDEPPAHNLHGRSPEPEFTVDAETGELHPNPNQQVSYTGCLGCTTQCGIRVRVDKTTGKVIRVAGNPYSPLSTEPHLPMKASVKESFVALSRFQDQGLAGRSTACGRGNAAMDQMNSPFRVLTPLKRVGPRNSGQWQPIPFEQLVRELVEGGDLFGEGHVDGLKALRELKAPIDAQAPQLGAKVNQVAVWTSVNDGREAFARRFWNQSYGTLNFIGHGSYCGGAYRTGSGALFGDLKKMPHAKPDLANAEFVLFIGTAPGNAGNPFKRTGTLLAKGRSEGRLEYVVVDPVLTNADNRAAGERGRWVPIRPGTDGALVMGMMGWMFENGRVNTAYLALPNLAVAEAAGEPSFTNASWLVITEPGHPREGRFLRGSDLGMTIAEADRYQEADPYLVVGADGKPAPAAAATAAAPLEAAGAVTIGDRAIAVKTSFELLRESALKLSVADYADICGVPEAVIIGLADEFTRHGRKASAIAHGGMMAGNGFYNAYSVVTLNALIGNLNWKGGFVVNGGGFKDAGAGPRYDLESFPGALKPAGTPLGRNVPYEKSAEFARRKAAGKPYPARDAWFPNAPGLGTEWFPAMLRGYPYGVKALVLWSANPLYGIPGVRALVEKELADPKKLPLIVAVDPLINESNAFADYIVPDSLMYESWGWTAPWNGVPTKATTARWPVVEPKAAKTADGQAIGMERLFIALAKAMALPGFGPEGLADADGRRVALERPEDWYLRGGANIAFAGKAPVGDATDEDLALSGVERLRPLLEATLKADEWRKVAFLYTRGGRYQPAKEAKDETNGEWQTSRFKGALWLWNDSVGGAKNSLTGRRFTGCATWQPPVFADGTPLRDVHSDADWPLLAVSYKSALQNSYSIATRITGLHPDNPVIVHPADAARLGLATGDLARIATPGGHATCRVIVHEGVMRGVVAVEHGYGHRELGARAHKFGSERQPDRPELRAGINLNDLGLVDPTRGNEAIWVDAVAGTAVRNGLPAKLERI from the coding sequence ATGAAAATCGAACGTCGCGAACTGATCGCCGCCGGCGGCCTCGCCGTCTTCGCCGCCGGATTCTCCCAGACGCTGGGCCGCATGATGTCCGGCTTCGCCGGGGACGAACCCCCGGCGCACAACCTCCACGGCCGCTCGCCCGAGCCGGAATTCACCGTCGACGCCGAAACCGGCGAACTGCATCCGAACCCGAACCAGCAGGTCAGCTACACCGGCTGCCTCGGCTGCACGACGCAGTGCGGCATTCGGGTCCGTGTCGACAAGACGACCGGCAAGGTCATCCGCGTCGCCGGCAACCCGTACAGCCCGCTGTCGACCGAGCCGCACCTGCCGATGAAGGCGTCGGTGAAGGAAAGCTTCGTCGCGCTGTCGCGCTTCCAGGACCAGGGCCTCGCCGGCCGCTCGACCGCGTGCGGCCGCGGCAACGCCGCGATGGACCAGATGAACTCGCCGTTCCGCGTGCTGACGCCGCTGAAGCGCGTCGGTCCGCGCAACTCCGGGCAGTGGCAGCCGATCCCGTTCGAGCAGCTCGTGCGCGAGCTCGTCGAAGGGGGCGATCTGTTCGGCGAAGGTCATGTCGACGGGCTAAAGGCCCTGCGCGAGCTGAAGGCGCCAATCGATGCGCAAGCGCCGCAGCTCGGCGCGAAAGTCAATCAGGTCGCCGTGTGGACCAGCGTCAATGACGGCCGCGAAGCGTTCGCGCGGCGCTTCTGGAACCAGTCGTATGGCACGCTGAACTTCATCGGCCATGGCTCTTACTGCGGCGGTGCGTACCGCACCGGCTCCGGGGCGCTGTTCGGCGACCTGAAGAAGATGCCGCACGCGAAACCGGACCTCGCGAACGCCGAGTTCGTGCTGTTCATCGGCACCGCACCGGGCAACGCCGGCAACCCGTTCAAGCGCACCGGAACGCTGCTCGCGAAAGGGCGCAGCGAAGGCCGGCTCGAGTACGTCGTCGTCGATCCGGTGCTGACGAACGCGGACAACCGCGCCGCCGGCGAACGCGGGCGGTGGGTGCCGATCCGCCCGGGCACGGACGGCGCGCTCGTCATGGGCATGATGGGCTGGATGTTCGAGAACGGCCGCGTGAACACCGCGTATCTCGCGCTGCCGAACCTCGCTGTTGCGGAAGCGGCGGGCGAGCCGTCCTTCACCAACGCGTCGTGGCTCGTGATCACCGAACCGGGTCATCCGCGTGAAGGCCGCTTCCTGCGCGGCTCGGACCTCGGCATGACGATCGCCGAAGCGGACAGGTACCAGGAGGCCGATCCATACCTCGTCGTCGGTGCCGACGGCAAGCCGGCGCCCGCCGCGGCTGCCACTGCGGCGGCGCCGCTCGAAGCCGCCGGCGCGGTGACGATCGGGGATCGCGCGATCGCCGTGAAGACGTCGTTCGAGCTGCTGCGCGAGTCGGCGCTGAAGCTGAGCGTCGCCGACTATGCCGACATCTGCGGCGTGCCCGAGGCGGTCATCATCGGCCTCGCCGACGAGTTCACGCGCCACGGCCGCAAGGCGAGCGCGATTGCGCACGGCGGCATGATGGCCGGCAACGGGTTCTACAACGCGTACTCGGTCGTCACGCTGAACGCGCTGATCGGCAACCTGAACTGGAAAGGCGGCTTCGTCGTCAATGGCGGCGGCTTCAAGGATGCGGGCGCCGGTCCGCGCTACGACCTCGAATCCTTCCCCGGAGCGCTCAAGCCCGCCGGCACGCCGCTCGGACGCAACGTGCCGTACGAGAAATCCGCCGAGTTCGCGCGCCGCAAGGCTGCCGGCAAGCCTTACCCGGCGCGTGACGCGTGGTTCCCGAACGCGCCCGGGCTCGGCACCGAGTGGTTCCCGGCGATGCTGCGCGGTTACCCGTACGGAGTGAAAGCGCTCGTGCTGTGGAGCGCGAATCCTCTTTACGGCATCCCCGGCGTGCGAGCGCTCGTCGAGAAGGAGCTTGCCGATCCGAAGAAGCTGCCGCTGATCGTGGCGGTCGATCCGCTGATCAACGAGAGCAACGCGTTCGCCGACTACATCGTGCCGGACTCGCTGATGTACGAGAGCTGGGGCTGGACCGCGCCGTGGAACGGCGTGCCGACGAAAGCGACGACGGCGCGCTGGCCGGTGGTCGAGCCGAAGGCCGCAAAAACTGCCGACGGCCAGGCGATCGGCATGGAGAGGTTGTTCATCGCGCTGGCGAAAGCGATGGCGCTGCCGGGCTTCGGCCCGGAGGGGCTCGCCGACGCCGACGGCAGGCGCGTTGCGCTCGAGCGCCCCGAGGACTGGTACCTGCGCGGCGGCGCGAATATTGCGTTCGCCGGCAAGGCGCCGGTCGGTGACGCGACTGACGAGGATCTCGCCCTGTCCGGTGTCGAGCGCCTGCGGCCGCTGCTCGAAGCGACGCTGAAAGCGGACGAATGGCGCAAGGTCGCGTTCCTCTACACGCGCGGCGGCCGTTACCAGCCGGCGAAAGAGGCGAAGGACGAAACGAACGGCGAATGGCAGACGAGCCGTTTCAAAGGCGCACTGTGGCTGTGGAACGACAGTGTCGGCGGCGCGAAGAACAGCCTCACCGGCCGCCGTTTCACCGGCTGCGCGACGTGGCAGCCGCCCGTGTTCGCCGACGGCACGCCGCTGCGCGACGTGCACAGCGATGCCGACTGGCCGCTGCTCGCCGTCAGCTACAAGTCGGCGCTGCAGAACTCCTACAGCATCGCGACGCGGATCACCGGCCTGCACCCGGACAATCCGGTCATCGTGCATCCCGCGGACGCTGCCCGGCTCGGGCTCGCGACCGGCGATCTCGCCCGCATCGCGACCCCGGGAGGCCACGCCACCTGCCGCGTCATCGTCCATGAAGGCGTGATGCGCGGCGTCGTGGCCGTCGAGCATGGCTACGGCCACCGCGAACTCGGCGCCCGCGCGCACAAGTTCGGCAGCGAGCGCCAGCCCGACCGGCCGGAGTTGCGTGCCGGTATCAACCTCAACGATCTCGGCCTCGTCGACCCGACGCGCGGCAACGAGGCGATCTGGGTCGATGCGGTCGCCGGCACCGCGGTGCGCAACGGCCTGCCGGCGAAGCTCGAGCGGATTTGA
- the nrfD gene encoding polysulfide reductase NrfD, whose amino-acid sequence MNADIVETVNVAREIAWLPWAVQYFFLIGLSYGAFLVSLPGLVFRRAGWEGISRLALLAALVCGLTAPVALLADLHQPARFWHFYAYFTPTSWMSWGAFFIPVYLTGLILYAWLAYRPLLVRHADEGGKLASLARRIAYGGHESRHALVAAALLAFVGAALVALYTGVEVMLVRARPLWHTPLLPVQFFVTALAGGLGLTLLFNCALPGGGEPGVTRRMATALAATQFVALAVGGVWLALGLSGASPTHAQALAELAPSANWQVSAVWAVAATVVTLLLAWKRPASGLLIGLLALHSAWMMRWTIFIGGQEVPKTGAGYYSYQLPLGAEGLMGIVGTVGLWIFLFVVLTTLLPLERLGKAGA is encoded by the coding sequence ATGAATGCCGATATCGTCGAAACCGTCAACGTCGCGCGCGAAATCGCGTGGCTCCCATGGGCGGTGCAGTACTTCTTTCTCATCGGCCTGTCGTACGGCGCGTTCCTCGTGTCGCTGCCGGGCCTGGTGTTCCGGCGTGCCGGCTGGGAAGGCATCTCGCGTTTGGCGCTGCTCGCGGCGCTGGTGTGCGGCCTGACGGCGCCGGTCGCGCTGCTGGCCGACCTGCACCAGCCGGCGCGCTTCTGGCATTTCTATGCCTACTTCACGCCGACCTCGTGGATGTCGTGGGGCGCATTCTTCATCCCCGTCTATCTGACCGGGCTGATTCTGTACGCGTGGCTCGCCTACCGTCCGCTGCTCGTGCGCCACGCCGACGAGGGCGGCAAGCTCGCCAGCCTCGCGCGCCGCATCGCCTACGGCGGTCACGAAAGCCGCCACGCGCTCGTCGCCGCGGCGCTGCTCGCGTTCGTCGGCGCCGCGCTCGTCGCGCTCTACACCGGCGTCGAGGTGATGCTCGTGCGGGCGCGCCCGCTGTGGCACACGCCGCTGCTGCCGGTGCAGTTCTTCGTCACGGCACTCGCCGGCGGGCTCGGGCTGACGCTGCTGTTCAACTGCGCGCTGCCCGGCGGCGGCGAGCCGGGAGTGACGCGCCGCATGGCGACGGCGCTCGCCGCGACGCAGTTCGTCGCGCTCGCCGTCGGCGGCGTCTGGCTCGCGCTCGGGCTGAGCGGCGCCTCGCCGACCCATGCGCAGGCGCTCGCCGAACTCGCCCCGTCGGCGAACTGGCAGGTCAGCGCCGTCTGGGCGGTCGCCGCGACGGTCGTCACGCTGCTGCTTGCGTGGAAGCGCCCGGCGTCAGGCCTGCTGATCGGCCTGCTCGCGCTGCACTCGGCGTGGATGATGCGCTGGACGATTTTCATTGGCGGACAGGAAGTGCCGAAGACCGGCGCCGGCTACTACAGCTACCAGCTTCCGCTCGGTGCCGAAGGTCTGATGGGCATCGTCGGCACCGTCGGGCTGTGGATCTTTCTCTTCGTCGTGCTGACCACGCTGCTGCCGCTCGAGCGGCTCGGCAAGGCCGGCGCCTGA
- a CDS encoding 4Fe-4S dicluster domain-containing protein yields the protein MTHPKPPAMSQSRRAFLRGIPVLTAAAAIAPAPALAADGTHHWAMLVDARKCIGCQACTVSCIQENAVPEGSFRTVVSTYSVKLTDADQPAGTYMLPRLCNHCDAPPCVPVCPVGATFKRDDGIVVVDGDRCVGCAYCVQACPFDARFINHETNKADKCTFCAHRVDAGLLPACVETCVGGARIFGDLNDPDGELRQRLDAAQADVKVLKPEQGTEPRVFYIGLDERFQGKVEGQGTLWQPRRRHG from the coding sequence ATGACACACCCCAAACCGCCCGCGATGTCGCAATCCCGACGGGCTTTCCTCCGCGGCATCCCGGTGCTGACCGCAGCAGCGGCGATCGCCCCGGCACCGGCGCTCGCCGCCGACGGCACACACCACTGGGCGATGCTCGTCGATGCGCGCAAATGCATCGGCTGCCAGGCCTGCACCGTATCGTGCATCCAGGAAAACGCGGTGCCCGAAGGCAGCTTCCGCACCGTCGTGTCGACGTACAGCGTCAAGCTCACCGACGCCGATCAGCCGGCGGGCACGTACATGCTGCCGCGCTTGTGCAACCACTGCGATGCGCCGCCGTGCGTGCCGGTGTGCCCGGTCGGCGCGACGTTCAAGCGCGACGACGGCATCGTCGTCGTCGACGGCGATCGCTGCGTCGGCTGCGCGTACTGCGTGCAGGCCTGCCCGTTCGATGCACGCTTCATTAATCACGAGACGAACAAGGCCGACAAATGCACGTTCTGCGCGCATCGCGTCGACGCCGGCCTGCTGCCCGCGTGCGTCGAGACGTGCGTCGGCGGCGCGCGCATCTTCGGCGACCTCAACGACCCGGACGGGGAACTGCGGCAGCGGCTCGACGCGGCGCAAGCCGACGTGAAAGTGCTCAAGCCCGAGCAGGGGACCGAGCCGCGCGTGTTCTACATCGGGCTCGACGAGCGCTTCCAGGGCAAGGTCGAAGGACAGGGCACGCTGTGGCAGCCGCGCAGGCGCCACGGCTGA
- a CDS encoding UvrD-helicase domain-containing protein codes for MSAHLNTPQRDAIHYLDGPSLVLAGAGSGKTRVITHKIAHLLNACGLNPANIAAITFTNKAAKEMQERVAGLMGGRVPGGLTVCTFHALGVKIVRQEAKHCGLKPQFSILDASDTVQIVADITRDADKARSKAMQWQISGWKNAMVTPEQAAQLADNELASAAALLYAEYELTLRAYQAVDFDDLISLPVRLFDEHPEVRERWQNKLRYLLVDEYQDTNRAQYTLLRHLAGVRGAFTAVGDDDQAIYAWRGADVENLKLLQQDYPKLKVIKLEQNYRSSKRILTAANTLIANNEKLFEKRLWSEHGAGDQVTVTACRDAEHEAEWVASKISAHKFEHRTKFSDYAVLYRGNHQARLIEQQLRNQKIPYVISGGQSFFDKAEIRDLIAYLRLLMNEDDDLAFIRAITTPRRGIGAGTLEALGSYAGRRHVSLFAATFEEGAAHALSARQLEQVQEFGNFINRQQYRATREPASRVLEDLLAAIRYEAWLFEHLDPREAESKWSNVRDFVGWLGRKGDEDGKNLIELTQTIALISMLDKNDSEFDGVQLATLHASKGLEFKHVFLVGVEEGLLPHQSSIDEDKIEEERRLMYVGITRAQRSLNITWCERRKAGKEARTCEPSRFIEEMGGDVKVNDRKSNAPVSKEEGRARIANLMAMLEGR; via the coding sequence ATGTCCGCTCATCTGAACACCCCGCAGCGCGACGCGATCCACTATCTCGACGGACCGAGCCTCGTGCTCGCCGGCGCGGGCAGCGGCAAGACGCGCGTCATCACGCACAAGATCGCGCACCTGCTCAACGCGTGCGGACTGAATCCCGCGAACATCGCCGCGATCACGTTCACGAACAAGGCGGCGAAAGAGATGCAGGAGCGCGTCGCCGGGCTGATGGGCGGGCGCGTGCCGGGCGGGCTGACGGTGTGCACGTTCCACGCCCTTGGCGTGAAGATCGTGCGCCAGGAAGCGAAGCACTGCGGGCTCAAGCCGCAGTTCTCGATCCTCGACGCGTCCGACACGGTGCAGATCGTCGCCGACATCACGCGCGACGCCGACAAGGCGCGCTCGAAAGCGATGCAGTGGCAGATCTCGGGCTGGAAGAACGCGATGGTGACGCCGGAGCAGGCCGCGCAGCTCGCCGACAACGAGCTCGCGTCGGCCGCGGCGCTGCTGTACGCCGAATACGAGCTCACGCTGCGCGCGTACCAGGCGGTCGATTTCGACGACCTGATCAGCCTGCCGGTGCGCCTCTTCGACGAACACCCGGAAGTGCGCGAGCGCTGGCAGAACAAGCTGCGCTATCTCCTCGTCGACGAATACCAGGACACGAACCGCGCGCAATACACGCTGCTGCGCCACCTCGCCGGCGTGCGCGGCGCGTTCACCGCGGTCGGCGACGACGACCAGGCGATCTACGCGTGGCGCGGCGCCGACGTCGAGAACCTGAAGCTCTTGCAGCAGGACTACCCGAAGCTCAAGGTCATCAAGCTCGAACAGAACTACCGCTCGTCGAAGCGCATCCTCACCGCCGCGAACACGCTGATCGCGAACAACGAGAAGCTGTTCGAAAAGCGGCTGTGGTCCGAACATGGCGCCGGCGACCAGGTCACGGTGACCGCGTGCCGCGACGCCGAGCACGAAGCCGAATGGGTCGCGTCGAAAATCAGCGCGCACAAGTTCGAGCACCGCACGAAGTTTTCCGACTACGCGGTGCTGTACCGCGGCAACCACCAGGCGCGGCTGATCGAGCAGCAGCTCCGCAACCAGAAAATCCCGTACGTGATCTCCGGCGGCCAGTCGTTCTTCGACAAGGCCGAGATCCGCGACCTGATCGCGTACCTGCGCCTCTTGATGAACGAGGACGACGACCTCGCGTTCATCCGCGCGATCACGACGCCGCGCCGCGGCATCGGCGCCGGCACGCTCGAAGCGCTCGGCAGCTATGCCGGGCGGCGCCATGTGAGCCTCTTCGCCGCGACGTTCGAGGAAGGCGCGGCGCACGCGCTATCCGCGCGCCAGCTCGAACAGGTGCAGGAGTTCGGCAACTTCATAAACCGCCAGCAGTACCGCGCGACGCGCGAGCCGGCGTCGCGCGTGCTCGAAGATCTGCTCGCGGCGATCCGCTACGAGGCCTGGCTGTTCGAGCATCTCGACCCGCGCGAGGCGGAGTCGAAATGGAGCAACGTGCGCGACTTCGTCGGCTGGCTCGGCAGGAAAGGCGACGAGGACGGCAAGAACCTCATCGAACTGACGCAGACGATCGCGTTGATCTCGATGCTCGACAAGAACGACAGCGAGTTCGACGGCGTGCAGCTCGCGACGCTGCACGCGTCGAAAGGGCTGGAGTTCAAGCACGTGTTCCTCGTCGGCGTCGAGGAAGGACTCTTGCCGCACCAGTCCTCGATCGACGAGGACAAGATCGAGGAGGAGCGCCGCCTGATGTACGTCGGCATCACGCGCGCGCAGAGGAGCCTCAACATCACGTGGTGCGAGCGGCGCAAGGCCGGCAAGGAAGCGCGCACCTGCGAGCCGTCGCGCTTCATCGAGGAGATGGGCGGCGACGTGAAAGTCAATGACCGCAAGTCGAACGCGCCGGTGTCGAAGGAAGAAGGCCGCGCGCGCATCGCGAACCTGATGGCGATGCTCGAAGGGCGCTGA
- the dksA gene encoding RNA polymerase-binding protein DksA, with the protein MNNSSPRKRRLSEAELLGMSADDYMNAAQLEFFRERLLALQAELRENSEETRSHLRETIATPDEADRATQEEEQVLEQRIRDRELKLLHKVEAALRRIEDGTYGYCEATGEPIGIGRLLARPTATLSLEEQERHERAERLFR; encoded by the coding sequence ATGAACAATTCATCACCCCGCAAGCGCCGCCTGTCGGAAGCCGAGCTGCTCGGCATGTCGGCCGACGACTACATGAACGCCGCGCAACTCGAGTTCTTCCGCGAGCGGCTGCTCGCGCTGCAGGCGGAACTGCGCGAGAACAGCGAGGAAACGCGCTCGCATCTGCGCGAGACGATCGCGACACCCGACGAGGCCGACCGCGCGACGCAGGAAGAAGAGCAGGTGCTCGAGCAACGCATCCGCGACCGCGAATTGAAGCTGCTGCACAAAGTCGAAGCGGCGCTGCGGCGCATCGAGGACGGCACTTACGGTTATTGCGAAGCGACCGGCGAACCGATCGGCATCGGCCGCCTGCTCGCGCGGCCGACCGCGACGCTGAGCCTCGAGGAGCAGGAGCGGCACGAACGGGCCGAGCGGCTGTTCCGCTGA
- the lipA gene encoding lipoyl synthase, whose translation MDSTARKQRGADKTARIPIKIVPAERLKKPDWIRIRLGAGHEAERFNEIKTSLREHKLHTVCEEASCPNIHECFGKGTATFMIMGDICTRRCPFCDVGHGRPEPLNANEPAELAATIAAMRLNYVVITSVDRDDLRDGGAQHFVDCIRETRAAAPKTRIEVLVPDFRGRLEIALEIFDRAPPDVMNHNLETVPRLYKQARPGADYAYSLRLLKEFKARHADVATKSGLMVGLGETDEEILDVLRDLRAHDVEMLTIGQYLQPSTGHLPVLRYVHPDTFKMFEREALAMGFRNAACGPMVRSSYWADQQAHGAGVV comes from the coding sequence ATGGACAGCACGGCACGCAAGCAGCGCGGCGCAGACAAGACCGCGCGCATCCCGATCAAGATCGTCCCCGCCGAGCGCCTGAAAAAGCCCGACTGGATCCGCATCCGGCTCGGCGCCGGCCACGAAGCCGAGCGCTTCAACGAAATCAAGACGAGCCTGCGCGAGCACAAGCTGCACACCGTGTGCGAGGAAGCGTCGTGCCCGAACATCCACGAATGCTTCGGCAAAGGCACTGCAACGTTCATGATCATGGGCGACATCTGCACGCGCCGCTGTCCGTTCTGCGACGTCGGCCACGGCCGGCCCGAGCCGCTGAACGCGAACGAGCCGGCCGAACTCGCGGCGACGATCGCGGCGATGCGGCTCAATTACGTCGTCATCACCAGCGTCGACCGCGACGACTTGCGCGACGGCGGCGCGCAGCATTTCGTCGACTGCATCCGCGAGACGCGCGCGGCCGCACCGAAGACGCGCATCGAAGTGCTCGTGCCGGACTTCCGCGGCCGCCTCGAGATCGCGCTCGAGATTTTCGACCGGGCGCCGCCCGATGTCATGAACCACAATCTCGAGACGGTGCCGCGCCTCTACAAGCAGGCCCGCCCGGGCGCGGACTACGCGTATTCGTTGCGGCTGCTGAAGGAATTCAAGGCGCGCCACGCGGACGTGGCGACGAAGTCCGGCCTGATGGTCGGCCTTGGCGAGACCGACGAGGAGATCCTCGACGTGCTGCGCGACCTGCGCGCGCACGACGTCGAGATGCTGACGATCGGCCAGTATCTGCAGCCTTCGACCGGCCACCTGCCGGTGCTGCGCTACGTGCATCCGGACACGTTCAAAATGTTCGAGCGCGAGGCGCTCGCGATGGGCTTCAGGAACGCCGCGTGCGGGCCGATGGTGCGCTCGAGCTACTGGGCCGACCAACAGGCGCACGGCGCCGGCGTCGTGTAA
- the lipB gene encoding lipoyl(octanoyl) transferase LipB — MIAGSELAGVAAQASQPAGAPALIVRRLGCVEYEPTWHAMRAFTDARSAGTPDEIWLLEHPPVYTLGQAGRPEHLLRDVGIPLVKIDRGGQITYHGPGQLVAYLLIDLHRRCLKVRELVTLMEQAVIDCLAGYGLGAERKAGAPGVYVDGAKIGALGLRVRNGRSYHGLAVNVDVDLAPFSSINPCGYEGLRTVRMKDFGITDDVANVGEHLLAALQRLLPPVYPADRPPA; from the coding sequence ATGATCGCCGGCAGCGAGCTGGCGGGCGTTGCGGCACAGGCATCGCAGCCTGCCGGCGCTCCGGCGCTGATCGTCCGCCGCCTCGGCTGCGTCGAGTACGAACCCACGTGGCACGCGATGCGCGCCTTCACCGACGCCCGCAGCGCCGGCACGCCGGACGAGATCTGGCTGCTCGAACATCCGCCGGTGTACACGCTCGGCCAGGCGGGCCGGCCGGAACACCTGCTGCGTGACGTCGGCATCCCGCTCGTCAAAATCGACCGCGGCGGGCAGATCACGTATCACGGCCCCGGCCAGCTCGTCGCGTATCTGCTGATCGACCTGCACCGCCGCTGCCTCAAGGTGCGCGAGCTGGTGACGCTGATGGAACAGGCCGTCATCGACTGCCTCGCCGGCTACGGCCTCGGCGCCGAGCGCAAGGCCGGCGCACCGGGCGTCTATGTCGACGGCGCGAAGATCGGCGCGCTCGGGCTGCGCGTGCGCAACGGGCGCAGCTATCACGGCCTGGCGGTGAACGTCGACGTCGATCTGGCGCCGTTCTCGTCGATCAACCCCTGTGGTTACGAAGGCCTCCGGACAGTGCGGATGAAGGACTTCGGCATCACCGACGACGTCGCGAATGTTGGCGAGCACCTGCTCGCCGCCCTGCAGCGCCTGCTGCCACCGGTGTACCCCGCCGACCGGCCGCCGGCCTGA
- a CDS encoding DUF493 domain-containing protein, with translation MADETRPTLLEFPCDFPIKIMGARVDEFAQAVVEVVLRHAPDFDASLVEMRPSRKGNYLALTCTIRAVSQPQLDALYRELTAHPLVKVVL, from the coding sequence GTGGCTGACGAAACCCGACCGACTCTCCTCGAATTCCCGTGCGACTTCCCGATCAAGATCATGGGCGCGCGAGTCGATGAATTCGCCCAGGCCGTCGTCGAAGTGGTGCTGCGCCACGCGCCGGACTTCGATGCCAGCCTGGTCGAGATGCGCCCGTCGCGCAAAGGCAATTACCTCGCGCTGACCTGCACGATCCGCGCGGTGTCGCAGCCGCAGCTCGACGCGCTGTATCGCGAACTGACCGCGCACCCGCTCGTGAAGGTGGTGCTCTAG
- a CDS encoding D-amino acid aminotransferase translates to MSICFLNGTFLPLADARISPLDRGFLFGDGGYEVIPVYSRRPFRLAQHLERLAHTLDAIRLPNPHAPSEWSGIINEIVARNPWEDQSVYLQVSRGCGDGRNHAFPVPIRPTVFLMSDELVTPPAEQLARGVAAVSAADFRWLRCDLKSTALLANCLLRQGAIDSGCVETVLFRDGFLTEGAASNIVIVKDGTMLAPPKSHLMLPGITYDVVLELAALHGLPYQVREILEDEVRTADEVWMTSSTKEVLAITTLDGVAVGSGTPGPVARRMYDWYQDFKNTVMRSG, encoded by the coding sequence ATGAGCATCTGCTTTCTGAACGGCACGTTCCTGCCGCTCGCCGACGCGCGGATTTCGCCGCTCGACCGCGGCTTCCTGTTCGGCGACGGCGGCTACGAAGTGATCCCGGTGTATTCGCGCCGGCCGTTCCGTCTCGCGCAGCATCTCGAGCGGCTCGCCCATACGCTCGACGCGATCCGCCTGCCGAATCCGCACGCGCCGTCCGAATGGTCCGGGATCATCAACGAGATCGTCGCGCGCAACCCGTGGGAGGACCAGTCGGTCTATCTGCAGGTGTCGCGCGGTTGCGGCGACGGGCGCAACCACGCGTTCCCGGTGCCGATCCGGCCGACCGTGTTCCTGATGAGCGACGAGCTCGTCACGCCGCCGGCCGAGCAGCTCGCGCGCGGCGTGGCCGCAGTCAGCGCCGCCGATTTCCGCTGGCTGCGCTGCGACCTCAAGAGCACCGCGCTGCTCGCGAACTGCCTGCTGCGCCAGGGCGCGATCGACAGCGGCTGTGTCGAGACGGTGCTGTTTCGCGACGGCTTCCTCACCGAAGGGGCGGCGTCGAACATCGTCATCGTCAAGGACGGCACGATGCTCGCACCGCCGAAAAGCCATCTGATGCTGCCCGGCATCACGTACGACGTCGTGCTCGAGCTCGCGGCGCTCCACGGCCTGCCCTATCAGGTGCGCGAGATCCTCGAAGACGAGGTGCGCACTGCCGACGAAGTGTGGATGACGTCGTCGACGAAGGAAGTGCTCGCGATCACGACGCTCGACGGCGTCGCGGTCGGGAGCGGAACTCCCGGCCCGGTCGCGCGCCGAATGTACGACTGGTACCAGGACTTCAAGAACACGGTGATGCGCAGTGGCTGA